Proteins encoded in a region of the Oncorhynchus gorbuscha isolate QuinsamMale2020 ecotype Even-year linkage group LG16, OgorEven_v1.0, whole genome shotgun sequence genome:
- the LOC124000194 gene encoding rod cGMP-specific 3',5'-cyclic phosphodiesterase subunit beta-like: protein MSATKEDVEKFLDGNPAFAQGYFNKKLTPGALSVMAGIPESNVDFGMLQELSQIEEGQILFDLIKEMQENVNMEKVVFKILKRIVALIQADRCSLFMYRERNGIAELATRLFNITTESELDDCVVHPDHEIVFPLDLGVVGNVAQTKKHINLKDANESSHFSSFVDDLTEYKTRNILASPIMNGEDVVAVIMALNKTTGPHFTTEDEDLFLKYLRIASLNLKIYQLNYLYNCETRKGQVLLWSANKVFEELTDIERQFHKALYTVRAYLNCDRYSVGLLDMTKEKEFFDIWPVLMGDQPPYAGPVTPDGREVIFYKVIDYILHGKEDIKVIATPTLEHWVLCTGLPTYVAETGLICNIMNPTTEEMFKFQSEPLDDSGWTIKNVLSMPIVNMTEEIVGVATFYNRKDGKPFDQQDEELMEAMTNFLGWSHLNTDTNDRMKMMENRKDIAQDMVLYHVKCRDDEIQTILKTRQYFNREPCDCEEDEFLQILKKELPGPKKFEIYEFGFSDFDCTELELVMCGIQMYYEVGVVKKFQVPQEVLVRFLFSISKGYRKITYHNWRHGFNVGQTMFTLLTTGNLKRYYTDLEVMAMITSAFLHDIDHRGTNNLYQVKSGNPLAKLHGSSVLERHHLEFSKFLLADESLNIYQNLNRRQNEHAIHLLDIAIIATDLQLYFKKRTMFQKIVDLSKTYEDEKKWVDWMSLETTRKEIVLAMMMTACDLSAITKPWEVQSKVALFEAAEFWEQGDLEREVLEKQPITMMDRNCAGQLPKLQCGFIDFVCTFIYKEFSRFHPAIQPMYDGLLNNRKEWKAKQEEYEAKQAILEAQSGSKTCSVC from the exons ATGAGTGCGACAAAGGAAGATGTTGAAAAGTTCCTGGATGGAAACCCGGCTTTCGCCCAGGGCTACTTCAACAAGAAGCTCACACCAGGGGCCCTCTCTGTGATGGCGGGGATCCCGGAGTCCAATGTGGATTTTGGGATGTTACAGGAGCTGAGCCAGATAGAGGAAGGCCAGATCCTTTTCGACTTGATCAAAGAAATGCAGGAGAATGTGAACATGGAGAAAGTGGTGTTCAAGATCCTGAAGAGGATCGTCGCCCTGATCCAAGCTGACCGCTGCAGCCTGTTCATGTACCGGGAGAGGAACGGCATCGCGGAGCTAGCCACGCGTCTTTTCAACATCACCACAGAGTCTGAGCTGGATGACTGTGTGGTTCACCCTGACCACGAGATAGTCTTCCCCCTGGACCTTGGGGTGGTGGGAAATGTGGCCCAGACCAAGAAACACATCAATTTGAAAGATGCCAATGAG AGCAGTCACTTCAGCTCGTTTGTTGATGACCTGACAGAGTACAAAACCAGGAACATATTAGCTTCGCCTATCATGAACGGAGAGGATGTGGTGGCTGTGATCATGGCCCTGAACAAGACCactggaccccacttcaccactgAGGATGAGGAT CTTTTTCTGAAGTATCTCAGAATAGCCTCTTTGAACCTGAAGATTTACCAGCTGAACTACCTGTACAACTGTGAGACTCGAAAAGGACAG GTCCTGTTGTGGTCCGCCAACAAGGTGTTTGAGGAGCTGACAGACATTGAGAGACAGTTCCATAAAGCCCTGTATACAGTGCGGGCATACCTGAACTGTGACAGGTACTCTGTGGGCCTACTGGATATGACAAAGGAGAAG GAGTTCTTTGACATCTGGCCAGTGTTGATGGGAGATCAGCCCCCCTACGCTGGACCTGTAACTCCGGATGGCAGA GAAGTCATATTCTACAAAGTCATTGATTATATTTTGCATGGAAAAGAGGATATCAAAGTTATCGC GACTCCCACTCTAGAACACTGGGTGTTGTGTACTGGATTGCCCACATATGTGGCCGAAACTGGTCTT ATATGTAACATCATGAATCCCACAACAGAGGAGATGTTCAAGTTTCAG TCAGAGCCCTTGGATGACAGTGGTTGGACCATAAAGAATGTGCTGTCCATGCCAATTGTCAACATGACGGAAGAGATTGTGGGCGTGGCTACATTCTACAACAGGAAAGATGGAAAGCCATTCGACCAGCAGGATGAGGAGCTAATGGAG gctATGACTAACTTCCTGGGCTGGTCCCACCTCAACACAGACACTAATGACAGGATGAAAATGATGGAGAACCGGAAAGACATAGCCCAGGACATGGTTCTCTACCACGTCAAGTGCCGTGATGACGAGATACAGACAATCCTG AAAACCAGGCAGTATTTCAACAGAGAGCCCTGTGACTGTGAAGAGGATGAGTTTCTGCAGATTCTG AAAAAAGAGCTACCCGGCCCCAAGAAGTTTGAGATCTACGAGTTCGGGTTCTCTGACTTTGACTGCACAGAGCTGGAGCTGGTGATGTGTGGGATCCAGATGTACTATGAGGTCGGAGTGGTCAAGAAGTTCCAGGTTCCACAGGAG GTTCTGGTGCGTTTCCTGTTCTCTATCAGCAAAGGCTACAGGAAAATCACCTATCACAACTGGCGCCACGGTTTCAATGTTGGGCAGACGATGTTCACACTGTTGACG ACAGGGAACCTGAAAAGGTACTACACAGATCTGGAGGTGATGGCCATGATCACATCTGCTTTTCTCCATGATATCGACCACAGGGGGACAAACAACCTCTACCAGGTGAA ATCTGGTAACCCACTAGCCAAGCTTCACGGCTCGTCTGTCCTGGAGAGGCATCATCTAGAATTTAGCAAGTTCCTTCTGGCAGACGAG TCCTTGAATATCTACCAGAACCTCAACAGAAGACAGAACGAGCATGCCATCCACCTCCTGGACATTGCCATCATTGCAACAGACTTGCAACTCTATTTCAA GAAGCGAACAATGTTCCAGAAGATTGTTGACCTATCAAAGACCTACGAAGATGAGAAGAAGTGGGTGGACTGGATGTCCCTGGAGACGACCAGGAAAGAGATTGTCTT GGCCATGATGATGACAGCATGTGACCTGTCAGCCATCACTAAACCATGGGAGGTGCAAAGCAAG GTGGCGCTGTTTGAAGCAGCTGAGTTCTGGGAGCAGGGTGACTTGGAAAGGGAAGTTCTTGAAAAACAACCCATT aCTATGATGGACAGAAACTGCGCTGGCCAACTCCCCAAGCTGCAGTGTGGTTTCATTGACTTTGTCTGCACATTCATCTACAAG GAATTCTCCCGCTTCCATCCGGCCATCCAGCCAATGTATGATGGCCTCCTAAACAACAGGAAGGAGTGGAAGGCCAAGCAGGAAGAGTACGAGGCCAAGCAGGCCATCCTGGAAGCCCAGTCAG GGTCCAAGACGTGCTCAGTGTGCTAG